A genomic window from Colletotrichum destructivum chromosome 7, complete sequence includes:
- a CDS encoding Putative UDP-glucose 4-epimerase, NAD(P)-binding domain, NAD(P)-binding domain superfamily has translation MAIGTVLVTGGTGYIGSFTSLTLLENGYDVVIVDSLYNSSKVAVDRIELLSGKRPHFYQVDITDKAGLDEVFKKHPEIDSVIHFAALKAVGESGEIPLEYYRVNVGGTVTLLKSMTEHNVPNIVFSSSATVYGDATRFENMIPIPEHCPIGPTNTYGHTKAFVEQIITDHIQAERNRLKKADKPFEHFNGALLRYFNPCGAHPSGLIGEDPQGVPYNLLPLLGKVATGEREKLLVFGDDYASRDGTAIRDYIHVVDLAKGHLAALNYLRENKPGVKAWNLGSGRGSTVFEIIKAFSHVVGRELPYEVVPRRQGDVLDLTANPSLANKELSWKTEKTLEEACEDLWRWVSNNPKGYRQDPPPELLANAKPTSG, from the exons ATGGCCATTGGAACTGTCTTGGTTACCGG CGGCACCGGCTACATTGGCTCCTTCACCTCCCTCACCCTGCTTGAGAACGGCTACGatgtcgtcatcgtcgacagCCTCTACAACTCGTccaaggtcgccgtcgaccgcaTCGAGCTCCTGAGTGGCAAGCGCCCCCACTTCTACCAGGTCGACATCaccgacaaggccggcctcgacgaggtcttCAAGAAGCACCCCGAGATCGACAGTGTCATCCacttcgccgccctcaag GCTGTCGGCGAGTCGGGCGAGATCCCCCTCGAGTACTACCGcgtcaacgtcggcggcaccgtcacgTTGCTCAAGTCCATGACGGAACACAATGTGCCCAACATtgtcttctcctcctcggcgaccgtCTACGGCGACGCCACCCGCTTCGAGAACATGATCCCCATCCCCGAGCACTGCCCCATTGGCCCGACCAACACCTACGGCCACACCAAGGCCTTTGTCGAGCAGATCATCACCGACCACATCCAGGCCGAGCGCAACAggctgaagaaggccgacAAGCCCTTTGAGCACTTCAACGGCGCCTTGCTCAGATACTTCAACCCCTGCGGCGCCCACCCCTCAGGCCTCATTGGCGAGGACCCCCAGGGCGTTCCTTACAACCTGTTGCCCCTGCTTGGCAAGGTCGCGACCGGCGAACGCGAGAAGTTGCTCGTTTTCGGCGACG ACTACGCGTCGAGAGACGGCACCGCCATTCGCGACTACAtccacgtcgtcgacctggccaAGGGCCATCTGGCCGCGCTCAACTACCTCCGCGAGAACAAGCCCGGCGTCAAGGCATGGAATCTGGGCTCCGGCCGCGGCAGCACCGTCTTTGAGATTATCAAGGCCTTCAgccacgtcgtcggccgcgagCTCCCCTACGAGGTCGTCCCCAGACGCCAGGGCGACGTCCTGGACCTCACGGCCAACCCCTCACTCGCGAACAAAGAACTCAGctggaagacggagaagacgtTGGAGGAGGCCTGCGAGGACCTTTGGCGCTGGGTCAGCAACAACCCCAAGGGCTACCGCCAGGATCCTCCCCCCGAgctcctcgccaacgccaagcCCACCAG
- a CDS encoding Putative SUN domain-containing protein, which translates to MPPRRRVRGDDDDAPLISRGGAAVSSDLPPLAARLDTSYGSAPSNTLRNTRRGQRRDLQSIIKETLHDSDDPDDPDDPGDPDDDDDDDSEEEDDDDNSSERSKSTRSDRPPPVNSPSPKPAPKPKPMRKPQSAPNPDPDPGPNSNLGPDFGPGRDSSESPAPSRGLSPDQPSVKNPPKQRLPAIIAPSIEPPFYQPEGTSSRQRVLPDIAPPRGPSPTRHLPNTRRAGSEALAPPARTGQGLSPSRGGTLTAASKRSVFARAISEEVGSPSNGHQLGLPLEPTPTPDSIRTFGQESSLFGGADIGTPSHPSRSSDEAGENSPLRPMPPRSNQPDRLRGPVRDPMSEVVHRSGLVDWTKDEDTSRPAQPQPPSTPPSQRYQLRSESPDHDSPFIARRAVARDSPRAIPTPRQVPANASSSSSITTRSSSRLSNHITEKASIHKLGSRRLSNHTIENESPHRPSSTRPSDHIGENEPTHRPGSTRLSNRITEKEPMPRPGSSRSADHDTENESTPRPGPSRLANNPLNKGSTSRATSTRHHVFEEEPASRPELRLPEKRTVEELLHDDPKPASRVSPRLSSEQADPGPAQRPETQPATIEKPATTRRLFNDPPPVKTSTLRSGRFEVRSIRPPGSRRAPEEKGNRPPPRQNDSGLFGSDMRQKLRQEREQEKAQQEALRKERNARLQSWPRIYNTVYSWTHAPRPDSPPPRDQDSDGYDSPIETTQQVPLSESSWSTWILFKLADAFVDVLNFLFSPHSRNLKALLGILLVSLLGWGAMTGLKSAPALGMSGIQWYGISDISHNLGQFVPLWMSRPTTVFSDEDTREYMRQQRNHEYELSKLAKASRLHEGSLSRLEAIVPKIVHMQLDKHGRPVVDEEFWHALRDLMKGDTEILTMDRGHGGYHHVSDEHWRAVKARLLKDPVYQSAASPAPPGPSTSEIENIAQTKFDKSWEKWLKTNDKKVAKILEPAFSTSIPDKISKDLDHKIEKFVKDQFKNKSTNDVVVTRTEFIRHLQDEFVKHRNEVKAEAQELQRKLEYYINDAVKSASEQAPPAGVSRSEMVQVVDGMVRQAIANAGLEALAQGKIGATWDRDLRHQVNFLGRHTGVVIDASSTTPDWDPPVHGKFRSASWYKSTRRDPKSVPPSATLWNWEDEGDCWCGKVTAHKSGVEVGVRIGYLLSHEIIPQHVVVEHILPGATLDPDARPREIDVLAYITEINTRNRVKDFAAAHFPRSKIILSDGWVRIGHFTYESRDALNGVYVHKLSSELLSLGAVTDQVVLQVVSNYGADHTCLYRVRLYGEKQS; encoded by the exons ATGCCTCCGAGACGAAGAGTtcgcggcgacgacgatgacgcgCCCCTCATATCACGAGGCGGTGCTGCCGTCTCGTCTGATTTGCCCCCGTTGGCTGCGCGACTCGACACGTCGTACGGGTCTGCGCCGTCGAATACTTTGCGCAACACCCGACGAGGCCAGAGGCGTGATCTGCAGTCCATCATCAAGGAAACACTccacgacagcgacgacccTGACGACCCTGACGATCCTGGTGACccagatgacgacgatgatgatgacagtgaggaagaagacgacgatgacaacaGCAGTGAGCGCAGCAAAAGTACCAGAAGCGACCGCCCGCCACCGGTGAACTCGCCGAGTCCCAAGCCAGCCCCGAAACCGAAACCTATGCGCAAACCGCAGTCGGCTCCCAATCCCGACCCGGACCCGGGCCCGAACTCAAACTTAGGACCAGATTTCGGCCCTGGCCGAGACTCGTCCGAATCACCCGCTCCATCGAGAGGCCTCTCGCCAGATCAGCCCTCTGTCAAGAACCCGCCGAAACAGCGACTTCCCGCCATAATTG CCCCATCGATTGAGCCTCCCTTCTACCAGCCAGAAGGAACATCGTCTCGTCAACGAGTACTTCCTGACATCGCCCCCCCCCGAGGCCCGAGTCCGACTCGTCATCTCCCCAACACACGACGAGCCGGTTCAGAAGCCCTGGCGCCACCAGCTCGTACCGGCCAAGGCCTGTCGCCGTCAAGAGGCGGCACCCTCACAGCCGCGAGCAAGCGCTCCGTCTTTGCTCGCGCCATTTCCGAAGAGGTTGGGTCGCCGTCTAATGGCCATCAGCTAGGGCTGCCTCTGGAACCAACGCCCACACCCGACTCGATTCGCACTTTCGGCCAGGAGAGCTCGCTGTTCGGGGGCGCCGACATTGGGACCCCGTCTCATCCTTCCCGCTCGTCCGACGAGGCAGGAGAGAACTCTCCCTTACGACCGATGCCGCCACGGAGCAACCAGCCCGACCGGCTGCGAGGCCCGGTCCGGGACCCCATGAGTGAGGTTGTGCATCGGTCTGGCCTAGTAGACTGgaccaaggacgaggacacAAGCCGTCCGGCCCAACCGCAGCCGCCAAGTACCCCGCCCTCTCAACGTTACCAGCTCCGTAGCGAGTCTCCTGATCACGACTCGCCATTTATTGCGCGCCGTGCTGTGGCTAGAGACTCACCCCGTGCCATTCCCACGCCGCGTCAAGTTCCGGCAAAcgcctcctcatcgtcctctaTTACTACCAGATCAAGTTCACGTTTATCAAACCACATCACGGAGAAAGCGTCTATTCACAAATTAGGCTCGAGACGTCTCTCGAACCACACCATCGAGAACGAGTCCCCTCACAGACCAAGTTCAACACGGCCATCCGACCACATCGGTGAGAATGAGCCTACCCACAGACCAGGTTCGACGCGTCTATCAAACCGCATCACTGAGAAAGAGCCCATGCCCAGACCAGGTTCGTCACGCTCAGCCGACCATGACACGGAGAATGAATCTACTCCCAGACCGGGTCCGTCACGCTTGGCCAACAACCCCTTGAATAAGGGGTCTACTTCTAGAGCAACCTCGACACGCCACCATGTCTTTGAGGAGGAGCCTGCTTCCAGGCCAGAATTGCGGCTCCCGGAAAAGCGTACAGTCGAAGAGTTATTGCATGATGACCCTAAACCCGCTTCTCGAGTCTCACCTCGTCTTTCATCGGAACAAGCCGATCCTGGCCCAGCCCAGCGACCTGAGACCCAGCCCGCTACCATCGAGAAGCCGGCAACGACCCGTCGCCTGTTCAACGACCCGCCGCCTGTCAAAACCTCCACCCTGCGTTCTGGAAGATTTGAGGTCCGCTCAATACGACCCCCCGGATCCCGACGCGCACCCGAGGAAAAGGGCAACCGCCCACCCCCTAGACAGAACGATTCGGGCTTGTTCGGCTCCGATATGCGGCAAAAGCTCCGGCAAGAACGGGAGCAGGAAAAGGCGCAGCAAGAGGCCCTTCGGAAGGAGCGCAACGCGCGTCTACAGTCGTGGCCGCGGATTTATAACACAGTGTACAGCTGGACACATGCTCCTCGCCCGGATAGCCCGCCTCCCAGAGACCAAGATTCGGACGGCTATGATAGTCCTATCGAGACTACGCAACAGGTTCCCTTGAGCGAGTCCTCGTGGTCCACATGGATTCTGTTcaagctcgccgacgccttTGTCGACGTACTCAACTTCCTCTTCTCGCCGCATTCACGGAACCTCAAGGCTCTGCTCGGTATCCTTCTCGTCTCTCTTCTCGGATGGGGCGCCATGACAGGGCTCAAGTCGGCCCCCGCTCTAGGCATGAGCGGCATCCAGTGGTACGGCATTTCCGACATCTCTCACAACCTCGGGCAGTTCGTGCCATTGTGGATGTCGCGACCGACGACGGTCTTTAGCGACGAGGATACGAGAGAATATATGCGGCAGCAGCGCAACCACGAGTACGAGCTCTCCAAGTTGGCCAAGGCCAGCAGACTCCACGAGGGCTCACTGTCGCGACTCGAGGCGATCGTCCCCAAGATAGTGCACATGCAGCTGGACAAGCACGGGCGGCCTGTCGTGGACGAAGAGTTTTGGCACGCCCTGCGCGATCTCATGAAGGGCGACACTGAAATCTTGACCATGGATAGAGGACACGGAGGCTACCACCATGTCTCGGACGAGCATTGGCGAGCCGTCAAGGCCAGGCTCTTGAAGGATCCCGTGTACCAGAGCGCCGCCTCTCCAGCTCCGCCCGGACCATCGACCTCTGAGATCGAGAACATCGCCCAGACCAAGTTTGACAAGTCGTGGGAGAAGTGGCTCAAGACGAACGACAAAAAGGTGGCCAAGATCCTGGAGCCCGCCTTCTCAACATCGATTCCGGACAAGATTAGCAAGGACCTCGACCACAAGATCGAGAAGTTCGTTAAAGACCAATTCAAGAACAAGAGCACGAACGACGTAGTGGTCACGCGCACCGAGTTTATCCGCCACCTCCAGGACGAGTTCGTCAAGCACCGCaacgaggtcaaggccgaggcccaggagcTGCAGAGAAAGCTGGAGTACTACATCAACGACGCCGTCAAGTCCGCCTCGGAACAGGCTCCGCCTGCCGGAGTCTCCCGTTCCGAAATGGTCCAGGTCGTGGACGGCATGGTCCGCCAGGCGATCGCGAATGCCGGACTGGAGGCGCTCGCGCAGGGCAAGATCGGGGCGACGTGGGACAGAGATCTCCGGCATCAGGTCAACTTCCTTGGTCGGCAcaccggcgtcgtcatcgatGCCAGTTCCACTACACCCGACTGGGATCCTCCCGTCCATGGGAAGTTCCGGAGCGCCTCCTGGTATAAGAGCACGAGGCGAGACCCGAAGTCTgtgccgccgtcggccacgCTCTGGAActgggaggacgagggcgactgCTGGTGCGGCAAGGTAACTGCTCACAagagcggcgtcgaggttggcgTCCGGATCGGATACCTCCTCAGCCACGAGATCATCCCACAGCACGTCGTGGTCGAGCACATCCTGCCCGGCGCGACGCTGGACCCGGACGCGCGGCCCCGCGAGATCGACGTGCTGGCCTACATCACCGAGATCAACACGCGCAACCGGGTCAAGgacttcgccgccgcgcaCTTCCCGCGCAGCAAGATCATCCTGTCGGACGGCTGGGTCCGCATCGGCCACTTCACGTACGAGAGCAGGGACGCGCTGAACGGCGTGTACGTGCACAAGCTCAGCTCCGAGCTGTTGTCCCTGGGTGCCGTGACGGACCAGGTCGTGCTGCAGGTCGTCAGCAACTACGGCGCGGACCATACGTGCCTCTACAGGGTGCGCCTCTACGGCGAGAAGCAGTCTTGA
- a CDS encoding Putative ATP-dependent RNA helicase DEAD-box, Helicase superfamily 1/2, ATP-binding protein, with amino-acid sequence MATPTKAPAKGSGKRQQPKTLKRDTKIEKRKQQLQTIEQLEKAVADFDPKGEYKSFSDLPLCEATKTGLDKSHFETLTDIQSRAVPLALKGSDILGAAKTGSGKTLAFVIPVLEKLYRARWTEYDGLGALIISPTRELAAQIFEVLRKVGRNHNFSAGLIIGGKSLKEEAERLSKMNILVCTPGRMLQHLDQTAGFDVDNLQILVLDEADRIMDMGFQSAVDALVEHLPATRQTLLFSATQSKKISDLARLSLRDPEYVSVHEESTPKNLQQHYIVTPLHEKLDTLFGFIKANLRSKIIVFFSSGKQVRFAYESMRHLQPGIPLLHLLGKQKQLQRMEITKRFADSNHSCLFATDVVARGVDFPAVDWVVQVDCPEDADTYIHRVGRTARYERDGKAVLFLEPSEEAGMLKRLEAKKVPINKITVKESKKKSITNQLQSMCFQNPDLKYLGQKAFISYVRSVYLQKDKGVFHFDKLDLDAYAASLGLPGAPQIKLRKGEDIKKIKNAPRRGMSSDEDSDGDDPDAPKKPPKKPEIRTKYDRMFERTNQDVLSGHYTKLVANGDEVTGDGKGTDAAGGDDDDFLSVKRVLGDDELDAESANAPGAKLKTISYGDQQFVVDSKRREKALQSKKKMLKFKGRGQKLVFDEDGNAHPIYELQNEDDFIKEGPAEELRQRFVADEAARVKEADVEDKLAAKGRLKEKRLKRKAREAEERGEGAPKLVEGPQVGGQGGEEEDPLALLRSLPIAGGGDSGGEEDEDERPKKKPKKWFQDDSDEEREKKKRAKKGGKVLEIDREPETLEDLEALASGLLN; translated from the exons ATGGCGACACCCACAAAGGCTCCCGCCAAGGGATCCGGGAAGAGGCAGCAGCCCAAGACCCTCAAGAGGGATACGAAAATCGAGAAGCGCAAGCAGCAGTTGCAGACCATTGAGCAactcgagaaggccgtcgccgacttT GACCCCAAGGGCGAATACAAATCCTTCTCCGACCTCCCCCTCTGCGAAGCGACCAAGACCGGCCTGGACAAATCCCACTTCGAGACCCTCACCGACATCCAGTCGCGCGCCGTGCCCCTCGCCCTCAAGGGCTccgacatcctcggcgccgccaagaccGGCAGCGGAAAGACGctcgccttcgtcatccCCGTCCTCGAGAAGCTGTACCGCGCGCGATGGACCGAGtacgacggcctcggcgccctcatcATCTCCCCGACCCGCGAGCTGGCCGCCCAGATCTTCGAGGTCCTGCGCAAAGTCGGCCGCAACCACAACTTCTCGGCcggcctcatcatcggcggcaagaGCCTGAAAGAGGAGGCCGAACGCCTGTCCAAGATGAACATCCTTGTCTGCACGCCCGGCCGCATGCTGCAGCACCTCGATCAGaccgccggcttcgacgtcgaTAACCTGCAGATCCTTGTTCTCGACGAAGCGGACCGTATCATGGACATGGGATTCCagtccgccgtcgacgccctggtCGAGCACCTGCCCGCCACGAGGCAGACACTGCTCTTCAGCGCCACCCAGAGCAAGAAGATCTCTGACTTGGCTCGTCTGAGCCTCAGGGACCCCGAATACGTCTCGGTCCACGAGGAGTCGACGCCCAAGAACCTGCAGCAGCACTACATCGTTACCCCCTTGCACGAGAAGCTTGACACCCTCTTCGGCTTCATCAAGGCGAACCTGCGCAGCAAGATTAtcgtcttcttttcttcggGCAAACAGGTCCGCTTCGCCTACGAGAGCATGCGCCACCTGCAGCCCGGTATCCCGCTGCTGCACCTGCTCGGCAAGCAGAAGCAGCTGCAGCGTATGGAGATCACGAAACGCTTCGCTGACTCCAACCACTCGTGCCTGTTCGccaccgacgtcgtcgcccgcggtGTCGACTTCCCCGCCGTCGACTGGGTCGTTCAGGTCGACTGccccgaggacgccgacacGTACATCCACCGCGTCGGTCGTACGGCCCGCTATGAGCGCGACGGCAAAGCCGTGCTTTTCCTTGAGCccagcgaggaggccggcatGCTCAAGCGTCTTGAGGCCAAGAAGGTGCCCATCAACAAGATTACCGTCAAggagagcaagaagaagagcatcACGAACCAGTTGCAGAGCATGTGCTTCCAGAACCCGGACCTCAAGTACCTCGGCCAGAAGGCCTTCATCAGCTACGTTCGCTCCGTCTACCTGCAGAAGGACAAGGGCGTCTTCCActtcgacaagctcgaccttgacgcctACGCAGCCAGCCTCGGGCTCCCCGGTGCGCCGCAGATCAAGCTGCGCAAGGGCGAGGAcatcaagaagatcaagaacgcgccgcgccgcggcATGTCGAGCGACGAGGActcggacggcgacgacccggacgcgcccaagaagccccccaagaagcccgagaTCCGCACAAAGTACGACCGCATGTTCGAGCGCACGAACCAGGACGTCCTCTCGGGTCACTACACCAAGCTCGtggccaacggcgacgaagtCACGGGCGACGGCAAGGGGACCGACGCAGCCGgcggggacgacgacgacttcctctccgtcaagcgcgtcctcggcgacgacgagctggacgcCGAGTCCGCCAACGCGCCGGGCGCCAAGCTCAAGACCATATCCTACGGCGACCAGCAgttcgtcgtcgactcgaAGCGGCGCGAGAAGGCGCTGCagtccaagaagaagatgctCAAGTTCAAGGGCCGCGGGCAGAagctcgtcttcgacgaggacggcaacgcGCACCCCATTTACGAGCTGCAGAACGAGGACGACTTCATCAAGGAGGGCcccgccgaggagctgcggcAGCGCTTcgtcgcggacgaggcggcgcgcgtcaaggaggccgatgtcgaggacaagctggcggccaaggggcgcctcaaggagaagaggcTCAAGCGCaaggcgagggaggccgaggagcgcggcgagggcgcgccgaagctcgtcgaggggccccaagtcggcggccagggaggggaggaggaagacccgctggcgctgctgcggTCGCTgcccatcgccggcggcggagacagcggcggcgaggaggacgaggacgagcggccgaagaagaagcccaagaagtGGTTCCAggacgactcggacgaggagagggagaagaagaagagggccaagaagggcggcaaggtGCTCGAGATCGACCGCGAGCCCGAGACgctcgaggatctcgaggcGTTGGCTTCGGGATTGTTGAACTAG
- a CDS encoding Putative chloroperoxidase yields the protein MKTSLVSLGALPVALGLPSFANIGHDSPIAFTSSPKLSKFDIDSPSLLKPNHLTWAPPSAGNLRAPCPGLNTLANHGFIPHDGRNITSEIVQKGFKDAMNIDEALSAAAFKPALELNPGASFINLDMLHKHNFIEHDGSLSRRDMYFDPSNRFDKETFDTFIGYFGGATTMNITTIANARARHALEMSRVNPNFTLPESAIPAATGECAFLLTIFGSPGNPVANRSYVEFFFRNERLPVELGWAPVDTPITLSPTIQQIANEIVAQTPSDVPLTYAPKGSG from the exons ATGAAAACATCTCTTGTTTCCCTGGGAGCTCTCCCTGTTGCTCTCGGCCTTCCCAGCTTCGCTAATATTGGTCATGACTCCCCTATCGCATTCACTTCCTCACCAAAGTTGTCCAAGTTCGACATCGATAGTCCGTCACTATTGAAGCCCAACCACTTGACATGGGCACCACCAAGTGCTGGAAATC TGCGGGCCCCTTGTCCAGGTTTAAACACTCTTGCCAACCATGGCTTCATCCCTCACGACGGTCGGAATATCACGTCTGAAATCGTTCAAAAGGGCTTTAAAGATGCCATGAATATCGATGAGGCTTTGTCTGCAGCAGCTTTCAAGCCAGCCTTGGAGTTGAACCCCGGCGCGTCC TTCATTAACCTGGATATGCTCCATAAGCATAACTTCATAGAGCACGACGGCAGTCTGTCCCGCCGCGACATGTACTTTGATCCATCCAACCGCTTCGACAAGGAAACATTCGACACGTTCATTGGGTATTTCGGAGGGGCGACGACAATGAACATCACAACAATCGCCAACGCCCGAGCCAGGCATGCGCTGGAGATGAGCCGGGTGAATCCAAACTTCACACTCCCCGAGTCCGCGATCCCAGCAGCGACGGGCGAGTGTGCCTTTTTGCTTACCATATTTGGATCTCCTGGAAATCCGGTGGCGAATAGATCATACGTGGAGTTCTTTTTCC GCAATGAACGGTTGCCGGTTGAGCTTGGATGGGCTCCAGTCGACACTCCCATCACTCTCTCGCCCACTATACAGCAGATCGCCAACGAAATCGTTGCACAGACTCCTTCCGATGTTCCTTTGACATATGCGCCTAAAGGTTCGGGATAG
- a CDS encoding Putative tyrosinase copper-binding domain, di-copper centre-containing domain superfamily, producing the protein MRLANVFVVLGICAGTAFSSEGDELSEVQVQAIEALQAAEKNGTFGKRGECNLFNARVRRDWNSLSGSEKKAYTSAVNCLLTRPSKLRGDFAPGARNRYDDFVAAHINQTLSIHATGNFLTWHRYYVWAYENALREECGYDGYQPYWNWLAYRDDPSKAPMFDGSDTSMSGDGTFRAHNGSVAARGGVWIPSGNGGACVTSGPFANMTVHLGPVRPGIDGLPVNPGGSFAYNPRCLSRDISAWTSQKWMNPSDVLNLTIGAAAKNVLSFQDELQGRFGDGFLGTHTAGHMIVNGEASDLFSSSNDPTFFLHHAMVDRVYWLWQALHLGEAFNIAGTITISNNPPSRDARLDDIVIQEPNAPNRPISDLLNTIGGSPFCYIYL; encoded by the exons ATGCGTCTCGCCAACGTCTTCGTCGTACTGGGCATTTGCGCCGGCACAGCTTTTTCTTCCGAGGGGGACGAGCTCTCCGAAGTGCAGGTCCAGGCCATAGAAGCCCTCcaggcggcggagaagaacgGCACTTTTGGCAAGAGAGGAGAATGCAACCTGTTCAACGCTCGAGTTCGCCGTGATTG GAACTCGCTTTCCGGTTCGGAAAAGAAGGCCTACACGAGCGCCGTCAACTGTCTCTTGACACGGCCTTCCAAGCTCAGGGGCGACTTCGCGCCCGGTGCCCGCAACCGATACGACGATTTCGTTGCCGCTCACATCAACCAGACGCTGAGCATCCACGCCACCGGGAACTTCCTCACCTGGCACCGGTACTATGTGTGGGCTTATGAGAACGCTCTGAGGGAGGAGTGCGGCTACGACGGTTACCAGCCC TACTGGAACTGGCTCGCCTATCGAGACGACCCGTCAAAGGCGCCCATGTTTGATGGCAGCGACACCAGTATGAGCGGCGACGGTACTTTCAGAGCTCACAATGGCAGTGTCGCGGCACGTGGCGGCGTCTGGATCCCCAGCGGAAACGGAGGCGCGTGCGTCACAAGTGGCCCGTTTGCCAA CATGACTGTCCACCTTGGCCCGGTCAGACCAGGTATTGACGGTCTCCCCGTCAACCCCGGCGGTTCTTTCGCCTACAACCCCCGCTGCCTTTCCAGGGATATAAGTGCCTGGACGTCTCAGAAATGGATGAATCCATCGGACGTCTTGAACCTGACCATCGGAGCGGCTGCGAAGAACGTTCTCTCCTTTCAAGATGAACTACAGGGTCGCTTCGGTGACGGTTTCTTGG GAACGCACACCGCGGGCCACATgatcgtcaacggcgaggcATCCGACCTGTTCTCGTCCTCCAACGACCCTACGTTCTTCTTGCACCACGCCATGGTCGACCGGGTGTACTGGCTCTGGCAGgccctccatctcggcgaggCCTTCAACATTGCCGGAACCATTACGATTTCTAACAACCCTCCCAGCAGAGATGCCCGCCTTGATGATATTGTCATCCAGGAGCCGAACGCTCCCAACCGACCGATCAGCGACCTGCTCAACACTATTGGGGGCAGCCCGTTTTGTTACATCTACCTCTGA
- a CDS encoding Putative pyridoxal phosphate-dependent transferase, major domain-containing protein: MSGGPGHDMIVPAGLPLRKLDHNFNNAEGSILTFDQIQSLSMSNPLWQEFIGNRLGLEKRYGQLLHSYEESFAKYFGGYIPIDYASSGSKTTSPEVVVKMILTLAELSMSESSESSESPFTDEDSTLKRMGWEDVQVTKPRWALLSDTFAAATASSKTTSEKSSPTFFTSQKPYGDNPVLLHIEGVSDDELRDQIYEAKAKGCIGIIVEIVENQYNGRVMDPITLKRLDSMCTQEQLLLAVDETLTAIRCGAPFSFQREEYFDKASPDLVFFGKAVGTRGTAIGFKGQFVQKLGLFGSSRGRAIGKWQSQFLKPIALVDLIQSLSAIDMAVRGNLAMLSRVIGHTVRSFVLEKAEERGHEVEARDVLGGLESLIFVRKDIAGTMLVMGANTAGAWIPWVKWLPRLERDMSRSEILEEIIGSGSRSAREELSKMLLKQDL; the protein is encoded by the exons ATGTCAGGAGGACCAGGCCACGACATGATAGTCCCGGCGGGCCTGCCGCTCCGAAAACTGGATCATAACTTCAACAACGCCGAGGGCAGTATTCTGACATTTGACCAAATTCAGTCTCTGTCCATGTCGAATCCTCTTTGGCAGGAGTTCATCGGAAACCGCTTGGGCCTCGAGAAGCGTTACGGACAACTGCTGCACTCCTATGAAGAGTCTTTTGC GAAGTACTTTGGCGGATATATCCCCATCGACTATGCATCTTCGGGTAGCAAAACCACGAGCCCCGAAGTTGTGGTTAAGATGATCCTCACTCTTGCAGAGCTTTCCATGTCAGAATCGTCAGAATCGTCCGAGAGCCCCTTTACCGACGAAGACAGCACATTGAAAAGAATGGGTTGGGAAGACGTCCAAGTGACGAAACCTCGTTGGGCGCTTTTATCTGACACGTTCGCCGCGGCAACTGCTTCTTCAAAGACTACTTCGGAG AAGTCGTCGCCCACATTCTTCACCTCCCAGAAGCCGTATGGCGACAACCCCGTTCTCTTACACATTGAAGGGGTCTCCGATGACGAACTGAGAGATCAAATTTACGAAGCCAAAGCGAAGGGGTGCATCGGTATCATTGTAGAGATCGTCGAGAATCAGTACAACGGAAGGGTCATGGACCCCATCACGCTTAAGAGACTGGATTCCATGTGTACGCAAGAGCAATTACTCCTTGCTGTGGACGAAACCCTCACTGCCATTCGTTGTGGGGCACCCTTCTCTTTCCAGCGAGAAGAATACTTCGACAAGGCGTCTCCCGATCTTGTCTTCTTCGGAAAGGCCGTCGGCACTCGTGGCACAGCCATAGGGTTCAAGGGACAGTTTGTACAGAAACTTGGGCTGTTCGGAAGCTCACGCGGGCGAGCTATTGGCAAGTGGCAGAGTCAGTTCCTAAAGCCtatcgccctcgtcgacctgaTCCAGTCACTGTCTGCGATCGACATGGCTGTTCGAGGTAACCTTGCCATGCTGAGTAGAGTAATCGGACACACCGTCCGAAGCTTTGTCCTGGAAAAGGCCGAAGAGCGCGGTCATGAAGTCGAGGCTCGAGACGTGCTTGGAGGGCTGGAGAGCCTTATTTTCGTCCGCAAAGATATCGCAGGGACTATGCTCGTCATGGGCGCCAACACGGCGGGAGCATGGATCCCCTGGGTCAAGTGGCTGCCGAGGCTCGAGAGGGACATGTCGAGAAGCGAGATACTGGAGGAAATCATTGGAAGCGGTAGCCGCTCGGCCCGGGAAGAGCTCTCGAAGATGCTTTTGAAGCAAG ACCTGTGA